The following proteins are encoded in a genomic region of Rhodoferax aquaticus:
- the fdxA gene encoding ferredoxin FdxA — translation MTHTVTEACIKCKYTDCVDVCPVDCFREGPNFLTIDPDECIDCAVCIPECPVNAIYAEEDVPKDQQHMTALNAELAKLSSWKSITKRKAPLPDAEEWKDQVNKLQHLIR, via the coding sequence ATGACCCATACCGTCACCGAAGCCTGCATCAAGTGCAAGTACACCGATTGCGTCGATGTTTGCCCCGTGGATTGCTTTCGCGAAGGCCCTAACTTTCTGACCATCGACCCCGATGAGTGCATCGACTGTGCGGTATGCATCCCTGAGTGCCCTGTCAACGCAATTTACGCAGAAGAAGACGTTCCCAAAGACCAACAGCACATGACAGCGCTCAATGCAGAGTTGGCAAAGCTCTCAAGCTGGAAGAGCATTACCAAGCGCAAGGCTCCCTTACCCGATGCAGAGGAATGGAAAGACCAAGTCAATAAGCTGCAGCATTTGATTCGCTAA
- a CDS encoding sulfate adenylyltransferase subunit 1, with the protein MTTATKSIAAPAYSTGASSTNDTSSALRFITCGSVDDGKSTLIGRLLVDSKAVLQDQLANVSKSGEADLALFTDGLSAEREQGITIDVAYRYFATPTRKFIIGDAPGHEQYTRNMVTAASSAHAAVVLVDATKLKWNVDGLVDLLPQTRRHSLLVNLLRVPGIIFAVNKLDALGDDATAAFAKISEALQAFAQQAGITVTATIPMSALKGHNVVEATPDWCGYQGPSLLALLETLPVTAAETDVPFAFPVQWVEKFHNSADTSQGRRVFWGRVATGTVQVGDTISIHPSGQTAVVAQVVNHARVPGSIAAGHGAGITLDREVDVSRGDWLLAQVTPAADPDDEFADTPKPRAFAEATREIKATVAWMDDEPLIAGRVYLALHGHRWIKAKVKRIVHSLDINTLQEHDATEIAPNAIGHIELALQEAITAVPYAQSRVLGSLILVDTASHKTSGALLLG; encoded by the coding sequence ATGACAACTGCTACCAAATCAATAGCTGCTCCCGCATATTCCACGGGCGCCAGCAGCACAAATGACACCTCATCCGCCCTGCGCTTCATCACCTGCGGCAGTGTGGACGATGGCAAGAGCACCCTGATCGGCCGCCTGCTGGTGGACAGCAAGGCGGTGCTGCAAGACCAGTTGGCCAACGTCTCCAAGAGCGGCGAGGCTGACCTAGCACTGTTTACCGACGGTCTGAGCGCCGAACGCGAGCAAGGCATCACCATCGACGTGGCCTACCGCTACTTCGCCACCCCCACCCGCAAGTTCATCATTGGCGATGCGCCCGGCCACGAGCAGTACACCCGCAACATGGTCACTGCCGCCAGCAGCGCCCATGCCGCTGTGGTGCTTGTCGACGCGACCAAACTCAAGTGGAATGTGGACGGCTTGGTGGACCTGCTGCCCCAGACCCGCCGCCACAGCTTGCTGGTCAACCTGCTGCGCGTGCCCGGCATCATCTTTGCCGTGAACAAGCTCGACGCCTTGGGTGATGACGCCACCGCGGCGTTTGCCAAGATCAGCGAAGCGCTGCAAGCCTTTGCCCAGCAAGCGGGCATTACGGTGACGGCCACCATCCCCATGTCTGCCCTCAAGGGCCACAACGTGGTGGAGGCCACACCCGACTGGTGCGGCTACCAAGGCCCGAGCCTGCTGGCACTGCTGGAGACACTGCCTGTCACCGCGGCTGAGACCGATGTGCCCTTCGCCTTCCCGGTGCAATGGGTCGAAAAATTCCACAACTCTGCCGACACCTCGCAGGGCCGCCGCGTGTTCTGGGGCCGCGTTGCTACCGGTACCGTGCAGGTGGGCGACACCATCAGCATCCACCCCAGCGGCCAGACCGCCGTGGTGGCCCAAGTGGTGAACCACGCCCGTGTGCCCGGCAGCATTGCCGCAGGCCATGGCGCTGGCATCACGCTGGACCGCGAAGTGGATGTGTCCCGTGGCGACTGGCTGCTGGCACAAGTGACGCCCGCAGCAGACCCGGACGACGAATTCGCGGATACCCCCAAGCCCCGTGCTTTTGCAGAAGCCACCCGCGAGATCAAGGCTACTGTGGCCTGGATGGACGATGAGCCCCTGATTGCTGGTCGCGTGTACCTGGCTTTGCATGGCCACCGCTGGATCAAGGCCAAGGTCAAGCGCATCGTGCACAGCCTGGACATCAACACCCTGCAAGAGCACGACGCGACCGAGATTGCGCCCAACGCCATTGGCCACATCGAGCTCGCTTTGCAAGAGGCGATTACGGCCGTTCCGTACGCGCAAAGCCGTGTGCTGGGCTCGCTGATTCTGGTGGACACCGCCAGCCACAAGACGTCCGGCGCTCTGCTGCTGGGTTAG
- the cysD gene encoding sulfate adenylyltransferase subunit CysD yields MNAMTEPTHFDRLSNLHLDALEEETIFILREVAAAFERPALLFSGGKDSLVMLKCAEKAFGVGRIPYPLLMIDTGHNFHEVTDFRDFRAKELGAELIVRSVEDSMARGTVRLAHPGESRNVHQSVTLLEAIDEFRFDALIGGARRDEEKARAKERIFSHRDSFGQWQPKAQRPELWTLFNTRLQPGEHFRVFPISNWTELDVWQYIEREKIALPSLYYTHKRDVVERKGLLVPVTDLTPAKEGETIESRDVRFRTVGDITCTCPVESLAANAADIVIETLAADVSERGATRMDDKTSEASMEKRKKDGYF; encoded by the coding sequence ATGAACGCCATGACTGAACCCACCCATTTCGACCGCCTCTCCAACCTGCACCTCGACGCGCTGGAAGAGGAAACCATCTTCATTTTGCGTGAGGTGGCAGCTGCGTTTGAGCGCCCCGCCCTGCTGTTCTCGGGCGGCAAAGACTCGCTGGTGATGCTCAAGTGCGCGGAGAAGGCATTTGGCGTCGGCCGCATCCCCTATCCGCTCTTGATGATCGATACCGGTCACAACTTCCATGAAGTGACCGACTTCCGCGACTTCCGCGCCAAGGAACTGGGCGCCGAGCTCATCGTGCGCAGCGTGGAAGACTCCATGGCCCGCGGCACAGTGCGCCTGGCCCACCCCGGCGAGAGCCGCAATGTGCACCAGTCGGTCACGCTGCTGGAAGCCATCGACGAGTTCCGCTTTGACGCGCTGATTGGCGGCGCCCGCCGCGACGAGGAAAAGGCACGCGCCAAAGAGCGCATTTTTTCTCACCGCGACAGCTTCGGCCAATGGCAGCCCAAAGCCCAGCGCCCTGAGCTATGGACGTTGTTCAACACCCGTCTGCAGCCCGGCGAACACTTCCGCGTGTTCCCCATCAGCAACTGGACTGAGCTGGACGTGTGGCAGTACATCGAGCGCGAAAAGATCGCCCTGCCATCGCTGTACTACACCCACAAGCGCGATGTGGTCGAGCGCAAAGGCTTGCTGGTGCCGGTCACCGACCTGACCCCGGCCAAAGAAGGCGAAACGATTGAGAGCCGCGACGTGCGTTTCCGCACCGTGGGCGACATCACCTGCACCTGCCCGGTGGAAAGCTTGGCAGCCAATGCTGCCGACATCGTGATCGAAACGCTGGCGGCTGACGTGAGCGAGCGTGGCGCCACCCGCATGGACGACAAGACTTCGGAGGCTTCCATGGAGAAGCGAAAAAAGGACGGGTACTTCTAG
- a CDS encoding phosphoadenylyl-sulfate reductase produces the protein MSAETSSLGNRFAVQVQPAGSAMARNAEASGEYIIKLAEAQGVLAQAAAQYAGVDGENGKGVATVTQASSLGAEDVVISHLINSLKLDIGIFVLETGALHKETLDLLERFKASSRAAVTVYQPVSESVIQFVDREGKDAMYKSIALRKACCGIRKMEPLERALKGKDAWITGLRREQSGARADVPLVDSSEPRIKINPLANWTWGDVWHYIQTNKLDYNPLHDQFFPSIGCEPCTRAISLGEDFRSGRWWWEDEAAKECGLHVKHEEAKA, from the coding sequence ATGAGTGCGGAAACCTCCTCTTTAGGCAACCGCTTTGCGGTGCAAGTGCAGCCTGCGGGCAGCGCCATGGCCCGTAACGCCGAAGCCAGCGGCGAATACATCATCAAGCTCGCCGAAGCCCAAGGCGTGCTGGCCCAGGCAGCAGCCCAATATGCGGGTGTGGATGGCGAGAACGGCAAAGGAGTGGCCACCGTCACCCAAGCGTCCAGCCTGGGCGCAGAGGACGTGGTGATCAGCCACTTGATCAACAGCCTGAAGCTGGACATCGGCATCTTCGTGCTGGAAACCGGTGCCCTGCACAAGGAAACCTTGGACCTGCTGGAGCGCTTCAAGGCGTCCAGCCGCGCTGCGGTAACCGTGTACCAGCCGGTGAGTGAATCGGTGATCCAATTTGTGGACCGCGAAGGCAAGGACGCGATGTACAAGAGCATCGCCCTGCGCAAAGCCTGCTGCGGCATCCGCAAGATGGAACCGCTGGAGCGCGCCCTCAAGGGCAAAGACGCCTGGATCACCGGCCTGCGCCGCGAGCAGTCGGGCGCGCGCGCCGATGTGCCCTTGGTGGACAGCTCTGAGCCCCGCATCAAGATCAACCCTCTGGCCAACTGGACCTGGGGTGATGTCTGGCACTACATCCAAACCAACAAGCTGGACTACAACCCCCTGCACGACCAGTTCTTCCCCAGCATCGGCTGCGAGCCTTGCACCCGCGCCATCAGCCTGGGTGAGGACTTCCGCTCCGGCCGCTGGTGGTGGGAGGACGAAGCTGCCAAAGAGTGCGGCCTGCACGTAAAACATGAAGAAGCCAAAGCATGA
- a CDS encoding DUF934 domain-containing protein produces the protein MKLIAASAHSTGAEDQKVIELANTEDPRALDLAGVTRIDLSFPKFTDGRAYSQAFLLRRRLGFTGELRATGDVLIDQLVQMERTGFDVAVLRADQNIDFAQRQFDRYRGFYQGDAVTVKPHFAREGEAV, from the coding sequence ATGAAATTGATAGCTGCTTCCGCACATTCCACGGGCGCTGAGGACCAGAAAGTCATTGAACTGGCGAACACCGAAGACCCCCGCGCGCTGGACCTCGCAGGCGTGACCCGCATCGACCTGAGCTTTCCCAAGTTCACCGACGGCCGCGCATACAGCCAGGCCTTTTTGCTGCGCCGCCGCTTGGGCTTCACCGGCGAACTGCGCGCCACCGGCGACGTGCTGATCGACCAACTGGTGCAAATGGAACGCACCGGTTTTGACGTGGCCGTGCTGCGCGCTGACCAGAATATCGACTTTGCACAGCGCCAGTTCGACCGCTACCGCGGCTTCTACCAAGGCGATGCAGTCACCGTCAAGCCGCACTTTGCCCGTGAAGGGGAAGCGGTATGA
- a CDS encoding nitrite/sulfite reductase: MYQYTEFDRQFIRARAAQHRDQLERNQAGTLSDDEFRPLRLQNGWYIQRYAPMLRVAVPYGELSSAQLRVLARIAREYDHPSKEVFDKAIGTQATWGTTHLPVGYGHFTTRQNVQFNWIPLAKSADVMDLLATVNMHGIQTSGNCIRNITSDELAGVAVDEIADPRPFAEIMRQWSTLHPEFAFLPRKFKIAITGATEDRAAVRWHDVGLHLIKNDAGELGFRVFVGGGMGRTPVISTEIRAFLPWNQIMNYLEAVVRVYNRWGRRDNLYKARIKILVKAEGQRYIDEVEAEYEQIITRDGAPHTISQAELDRVTACFVPPALTERAPAATKTVAIPAERQKDYDRWLQQNVAPHKNPALRAVTLSYKRLGQAPGDADADQLDTAAALADEFSAGETRVTHDQNLLLPWVRFEDLPALWVAASHAGLARSNVRLLTDMIACPGGDFCALANARSIPIAAQITERYQDMDELHDLGEIDLHISGCINSCGHHHSGHIGILGVDKDGKEWYQVSLGGSDGSALSGDAVPGKVVGPSFGALEVPGVIEAVLETFRQQRVGSETFIDCFKRVGMDPFKAAANSARLADKHEELHALPKKDGYAKDAQEA; this comes from the coding sequence ATGTACCAGTACACCGAATTTGACCGCCAGTTCATCCGCGCCCGCGCGGCCCAGCATCGCGACCAACTGGAGCGCAACCAAGCCGGCACCCTGAGCGACGATGAGTTCCGCCCTCTGCGCTTGCAAAACGGCTGGTACATCCAGCGCTACGCACCCATGCTGCGCGTGGCCGTGCCCTACGGCGAGCTCTCCAGCGCACAGCTCCGCGTGCTGGCCCGCATTGCCCGCGAATACGACCACCCCAGCAAAGAGGTGTTTGACAAGGCCATCGGCACCCAAGCCACCTGGGGCACCACCCACCTACCCGTGGGCTACGGCCACTTCACCACCCGCCAAAACGTGCAGTTCAACTGGATTCCGCTGGCAAAGAGCGCCGACGTGATGGACCTGCTCGCCACCGTGAACATGCACGGCATCCAGACCAGCGGTAACTGCATCCGCAACATCACCAGTGACGAGCTGGCCGGTGTGGCGGTGGATGAGATTGCCGACCCCCGCCCATTTGCCGAAATCATGCGCCAGTGGAGCACGCTGCACCCTGAGTTCGCCTTTCTGCCCCGCAAGTTCAAGATCGCCATCACCGGCGCTACCGAAGACCGCGCTGCGGTGCGTTGGCACGACGTGGGCCTGCACCTGATTAAGAACGATGCCGGCGAGCTAGGCTTTCGCGTGTTTGTGGGCGGCGGCATGGGCCGCACCCCGGTGATCAGCACCGAGATCCGCGCCTTCCTGCCCTGGAACCAGATCATGAATTACCTAGAGGCGGTAGTGCGCGTGTACAACCGCTGGGGCCGCCGCGACAACCTGTACAAGGCACGTATCAAGATTCTGGTGAAGGCCGAAGGCCAGCGCTACATCGACGAGGTGGAGGCCGAGTACGAGCAAATCATCACCCGCGACGGTGCCCCGCACACCATCAGCCAGGCGGAGTTGGACCGCGTTACAGCATGTTTTGTGCCCCCAGCGCTCACCGAACGTGCGCCGGCAGCTACTAAAACTGTAGCAATCCCTGCTGAGCGTCAAAAGGACTACGACCGTTGGCTGCAGCAGAACGTGGCCCCACACAAGAACCCGGCTCTGCGTGCCGTCACCCTGTCGTACAAGCGTCTGGGTCAAGCCCCGGGAGACGCGGATGCCGACCAGCTCGATACCGCAGCCGCCCTGGCCGACGAGTTCTCTGCCGGTGAAACCCGCGTCACCCACGACCAGAACCTGCTGCTACCTTGGGTGCGGTTTGAGGACCTGCCCGCCCTCTGGGTGGCCGCCAGCCACGCTGGCTTGGCCCGCTCTAATGTGCGCCTGCTGACCGACATGATCGCCTGCCCCGGCGGCGATTTCTGTGCACTGGCCAATGCCCGCTCCATCCCGATTGCCGCCCAGATCACCGAGCGCTACCAGGACATGGACGAGCTGCATGACTTGGGCGAGATCGACCTGCATATCAGCGGTTGCATCAACTCCTGCGGCCACCACCACAGCGGCCACATTGGCATCTTGGGCGTGGATAAAGACGGCAAGGAGTGGTACCAGGTGTCCCTGGGCGGCTCGGACGGCTCGGCACTGAGTGGTGACGCAGTCCCCGGCAAGGTCGTGGGCCCCTCCTTCGGTGCGTTAGAGGTGCCCGGCGTGATTGAGGCCGTGCTCGAGACCTTCCGCCAGCAGCGCGTGGGCAGCGAGACCTTTATCGACTGTTTCAAGCGCGTGGGCATGGACCCCTTCAAGGCGGCTGCCAACAGCGCCCGCCTGGCCGACAAGCACGAAGAATTGCACGCCCTGCCCAAGAAAGATGGCTACGCCAAAGACGCCCAAGAAGCCTGA
- a CDS encoding sulfite exporter TauE/SafE family protein has protein sequence MHDLAFVFAGLFVGLVVGLTGVGGGSLMTPILIFFFGVKPYLAVGTDLLFAAFTKMGGTVKLARSGHIDWPVVLNLSAGSIPAALITLYVLHTLGTTSQTVQHIMTTTLGFALLLTAAATLYKALRGKAGPKTIAAGEEAAAVRPRHWTLPLLFGALIGTLVTLTSVGAGAIGVTVLMLLYPLLPLPRIVAADIAYAVPLTLVAGMGHASLGTVDWSMLAKLLAGSIPGIWIGSHLMFKTPERVIRSLLSLLLAYAGLKLLAI, from the coding sequence ATGCACGATTTAGCGTTCGTTTTCGCGGGTTTGTTTGTTGGTTTAGTAGTTGGTCTGACCGGAGTGGGGGGCGGCTCTTTGATGACCCCTATCCTGATTTTTTTCTTTGGCGTGAAACCCTATCTAGCGGTTGGTACCGACTTGCTTTTTGCCGCTTTCACCAAGATGGGCGGCACCGTTAAACTGGCTCGCTCCGGCCATATTGACTGGCCTGTGGTCCTGAACCTTTCCGCAGGCAGCATTCCGGCCGCACTCATCACGCTGTACGTCTTGCACACACTGGGCACCACCAGCCAGACCGTGCAGCACATCATGACCACCACGCTGGGCTTTGCGTTGCTGCTCACCGCAGCTGCCACGCTGTACAAGGCCCTGCGTGGCAAAGCGGGTCCCAAAACCATTGCAGCCGGCGAAGAAGCAGCGGCGGTTCGCCCACGCCACTGGACCCTGCCATTGTTGTTTGGTGCCTTGATCGGCACCTTGGTCACGCTGACATCGGTGGGCGCAGGCGCAATCGGCGTGACCGTGCTGATGCTGCTCTACCCATTGCTACCGCTACCCCGCATCGTTGCGGCGGACATCGCCTATGCCGTGCCTTTAACGCTAGTGGCAGGCATGGGCCACGCATCGTTAGGTACCGTCGATTGGTCTATGCTGGCCAAGTTGTTGGCGGGTTCTATCCCCGGAATTTGGATAGGCTCCCATTTGATGTTCAAAACCCCAGAGCGCGTCATTCGCTCGCTGCTTTCGCTCCTACTGGCCTACGCCGGTCTGAAATTACTTGCTATCTGA
- a CDS encoding 2OG-Fe(II) oxygenase family protein, which produces MHLPIVDFTSPTAPQDFCKSLHETGFGVLKNHPLPQALVESIYAEWLGFFKTDAKNKYPSNSETHDGYFSPSVSETAKNHSKKDLKEFYHIYPNGRYPAEVTDAAQRYYAQGAALAATLLGWVEDNSPAEVKARYSMPLPKMIEGSDHTLLRVLHYPPLRGDEEPGAVRAAAHGDINLLTILPAATEPGLQVLGKDEAWHDVPCDFGLLIVNIGDMLEEASGHYYPSTIHRVLNPTGDGAKKSRISLPLFLHPRREVVLSDRYTVGSYFDERMEELRGKKY; this is translated from the coding sequence ATGCACTTGCCGATTGTTGATTTCACTAGCCCTACGGCACCACAAGACTTTTGCAAAAGCTTGCACGAAACAGGCTTTGGCGTTCTGAAAAATCACCCTTTGCCACAAGCATTGGTGGAAAGCATTTACGCCGAATGGCTAGGCTTTTTCAAAACTGATGCCAAAAACAAGTACCCCAGCAACTCCGAAACTCACGACGGCTACTTCTCGCCCAGCGTCTCGGAAACTGCCAAAAACCACAGCAAGAAGGACCTCAAAGAGTTCTATCACATCTACCCGAATGGCCGTTACCCAGCCGAGGTGACTGATGCTGCCCAGCGCTACTACGCGCAAGGTGCGGCATTGGCAGCCACACTCTTGGGTTGGGTGGAAGACAACTCCCCCGCTGAGGTGAAGGCGCGTTACTCCATGCCTTTGCCCAAAATGATCGAAGGCAGCGACCACACCCTTTTGCGGGTGCTGCACTATCCACCCTTGCGCGGCGACGAAGAGCCTGGTGCCGTGCGCGCTGCAGCACATGGTGACATCAACTTGCTCACCATCTTGCCTGCCGCCACCGAGCCCGGTTTGCAAGTGCTGGGCAAAGATGAAGCGTGGCACGACGTGCCTTGCGACTTTGGTCTGCTCATCGTCAACATCGGCGACATGCTGGAAGAGGCTTCGGGCCATTACTACCCCAGCACCATTCACCGCGTGCTGAACCCTACAGGTGATGGCGCCAAGAAGTCGCGCATTTCCTTGCCCCTGTTCCTGCACCCACGCCGTGAAGTGGTGCTGTCGGATCGCTACACCGTGGGCAGCTACTTTGACGAGCGCATGGAAGAGTTGCGCGGCAAGAAGTACTAA
- a CDS encoding nucleoside hydrolase — translation MTIQAKFKVIYDTDPGVDDAMALYFALAHPDIDVVGITTTFGNVTVEQAATNALYLTAIANREVPVTKGVQTPWYKAPGTPPDFIHGGDGLGNLPSRVATSNQLDPRSSAQFIVDMARANPGEITLVAVGPLGNLATALKLEPNLPELVREVIIMGGTVIEPGNVSPVAEANIWNDPHAADLVFTAGWKLTMVGLDVTHKVVTELAFFKKLAEHHKHIATDTLHHAVEFYATFYSGLHAHLALNPGCFAHDLLAFIYLVNPELFTIENGRVRVGTEGLSQGQTMMNRRDYIAYPHPGWGAEIPSTQVCMQVDSAGCLAVFEKALMSNWLKA, via the coding sequence ATGACAATACAAGCCAAATTCAAAGTAATTTACGACACGGACCCGGGTGTTGACGACGCCATGGCTCTGTATTTCGCCTTGGCGCATCCAGACATCGATGTGGTGGGCATCACCACAACGTTTGGCAACGTCACCGTGGAGCAAGCAGCAACCAATGCGCTGTACCTCACGGCCATCGCCAATCGCGAAGTCCCAGTCACTAAGGGCGTACAAACCCCTTGGTACAAAGCACCCGGCACGCCGCCCGACTTCATCCACGGGGGTGATGGTTTGGGCAACTTGCCAAGCCGCGTTGCCACCAGCAACCAGCTGGACCCACGCAGCTCGGCGCAGTTCATCGTGGACATGGCGCGTGCGAATCCCGGTGAAATCACACTGGTGGCCGTAGGCCCCTTGGGCAACCTGGCAACCGCCTTGAAGCTAGAGCCCAATTTGCCCGAACTGGTGCGCGAAGTCATCATCATGGGCGGCACCGTGATTGAACCAGGCAACGTGTCTCCGGTCGCTGAGGCCAACATTTGGAATGACCCCCACGCCGCAGACTTGGTCTTCACAGCGGGCTGGAAACTGACTATGGTGGGCTTGGATGTCACGCACAAAGTGGTCACCGAGCTGGCCTTCTTCAAGAAACTGGCTGAGCACCACAAGCACATTGCTACCGACACGCTGCACCACGCGGTGGAGTTCTATGCGACGTTCTACAGCGGCTTGCACGCCCACTTAGCGCTCAACCCCGGTTGTTTTGCGCATGACTTGCTGGCCTTCATTTACCTGGTCAACCCTGAGTTGTTCACTATTGAGAATGGCCGCGTGCGCGTGGGCACTGAGGGTTTGTCCCAAGGCCAAACCATGATGAATCGGCGCGACTACATCGCCTACCCGCACCCAGGCTGGGGCGCTGAGATTCCGTCTACCCAAGTGTGTATGCAGGTTGACTCTGCAGGCTGCTTGGCAGTCTTTGAAAAAGCCCTCATGTCCAACTGGTTGAAAGCCTAA
- a CDS encoding ribokinase, whose amino-acid sequence MILVAGSANLDFVVRANHIPSPGETVLGRDFKTFPGGKGANQAVASARAGDVSTHMLLALGDDAFAPPIEASLADANVNLHTVRSTNEPTGTAFICVSDDAENAITVAPGANHSLRAEHLPALVGFSHILMQLETPLETVAAYAKAAKAQSVTVALNAAPAQALPAELLRNVDILILNEGELAATTQHQGSIAQCLERIDAPTVVVTLGHRGCCARHLGQIYLQPAFPVDPVDTTAAGDTFCGTLVAALSHGAAMPDALRQASAAGALACTKLGAQSSIPTAQEVATLLASSAPASAEALTELKTYCGLS is encoded by the coding sequence ATGATACTTGTGGCCGGATCTGCCAATTTAGACTTTGTCGTTCGCGCAAACCACATTCCAAGCCCGGGAGAAACCGTGCTGGGCCGCGACTTTAAAACATTTCCGGGTGGCAAAGGTGCCAACCAAGCCGTAGCGAGCGCACGCGCTGGTGACGTTAGCACCCATATGCTGTTGGCCCTGGGTGACGACGCATTTGCGCCGCCCATCGAAGCCTCCCTCGCAGACGCTAATGTCAACCTGCACACCGTGCGCAGCACCAATGAACCCACCGGAACGGCGTTTATCTGCGTGTCCGACGACGCAGAAAATGCAATCACTGTGGCCCCTGGCGCCAACCACAGTTTGCGCGCCGAACATTTGCCCGCCTTGGTAGGCTTCAGCCATATTTTGATGCAACTCGAAACCCCATTGGAGACTGTCGCTGCCTACGCGAAAGCTGCAAAGGCCCAATCTGTAACGGTCGCCCTCAATGCAGCGCCTGCCCAAGCCCTGCCTGCAGAACTCTTGCGCAATGTAGACATCTTGATCTTGAATGAAGGCGAGCTTGCGGCTACTACCCAACACCAAGGCAGCATTGCACAGTGCTTGGAACGCATTGATGCCCCCACCGTAGTGGTCACCCTCGGGCACCGTGGATGCTGCGCGCGCCATCTAGGACAAATCTACTTGCAGCCGGCATTTCCAGTCGACCCCGTAGACACCACCGCAGCGGGTGATACTTTCTGCGGCACGCTGGTCGCAGCGCTGAGCCACGGAGCTGCCATGCCAGACGCGTTGCGCCAAGCCAGTGCAGCTGGTGCATTGGCCTGCACCAAATTAGGGGCTCAATCGAGCATCCCTACAGCCCAAGAAGTGGCAACACTGCTGGCAAGCAGTGCGCCTGCCAGCGCAGAAGCGCTAACCGAACTCAAGACCTACTGCGGACTGTCCTAA
- a CDS encoding PfkB family carbohydrate kinase, whose protein sequence is MPTSIHSQAKQLDLTGKSRSGSQAAPYVVVVGGANMDIIASTPVSVAVHDSTPGKISCAPGGVGRNIAENLARLAAPVHLLSAVGDDVFGKTLLDASRQAGVNMDSVSVLPGHRTATYLSLHGPSGDMDVAVNDMGIIEALTPEWLGQHHELLAHAAAVVVDCNLPVDCLASLLNSDIAAPLFLEAVSVTKCVRAQAWLHKVHTLKANGLEAAALTGRDIQTLDDAKLAALDLHVRGVTHVVISLGEQGVCWCDAQGQLGQRPAHAVEVVNTSGAGDALMAGLVKSYLLEYTLGRSVDYGMACAELTLECALANSPQLSSQAVQSRLTPQ, encoded by the coding sequence ATGCCAACTTCTATTCATTCGCAAGCCAAGCAGCTAGATCTAACTGGGAAAAGCAGGTCAGGGTCGCAGGCCGCCCCGTATGTGGTGGTGGTCGGCGGCGCCAATATGGACATCATTGCCAGCACCCCTGTTAGCGTAGCGGTGCACGACTCTACCCCTGGCAAAATTTCTTGCGCTCCTGGCGGGGTAGGGCGCAATATTGCGGAAAATCTGGCGCGTTTGGCTGCACCTGTGCATCTGCTCAGTGCGGTGGGCGATGACGTGTTTGGCAAGACTTTGCTGGACGCAAGTCGCCAAGCAGGGGTCAACATGGACAGTGTGTCGGTTTTGCCCGGCCACCGCACTGCGACCTATCTGTCTCTGCATGGCCCCAGCGGAGACATGGATGTGGCGGTGAATGACATGGGCATCATCGAAGCCTTGACCCCAGAGTGGCTTGGTCAGCATCATGAGTTGTTAGCCCACGCCGCTGCTGTAGTGGTGGACTGCAATTTGCCAGTGGATTGTTTAGCAAGTTTGTTGAATAGTGACATCGCAGCGCCTTTGTTTTTGGAAGCGGTATCGGTCACCAAATGCGTGCGTGCACAAGCTTGGCTCCACAAAGTGCATACCTTGAAAGCAAACGGGCTTGAGGCCGCCGCCTTGACCGGACGAGACATTCAGACCTTGGATGACGCGAAGCTGGCTGCCCTTGACTTGCATGTCCGCGGGGTCACCCACGTGGTGATTAGCTTGGGCGAGCAGGGCGTATGCTGGTGCGATGCGCAGGGGCAGCTTGGTCAACGGCCTGCCCATGCCGTTGAGGTGGTGAACACGTCTGGCGCGGGCGACGCTTTGATGGCGGGCCTGGTGAAGTCCTATTTGCTTGAATACACCCTAGGACGCAGTGTGGACTACGGTATGGCATGCGCAGAACTCACCTTGGAATGCGCCTTGGCCAACTCCCCGCAACTTTCTAGTCAAGCGGTGCAAAGCCGCTTGACGCCCCAATAA